A portion of the Paucilactobacillus hokkaidonensis JCM 18461 genome contains these proteins:
- a CDS encoding Stealth CR1 domain-containing protein, with amino-acid sequence MKIDVVLPWVNGEDPVWIKKKEKYKDRAGETKIVMSKAQLNGSEKYRDSGTLKYALRSIAKFAPWVNQIYLVTDHQIPDWFKNDNPLVTIVNHEDFIPHEWLPTFSSNPIILNSFRIKNLSEHFILFNDDMILNKKISPEDFFSEQGLPVDIGIYSVIPSFEDFSHLILNNMIVINKYFSKWAGIKANFFGFFNFKYGSNLVRTILALPWHGVTGFYNPHMPIAYLKSSFQEVWQKENSWLSETSSHRFRESTDLTDWVVRYWQLQSGKFKAGSTKFGKYYLQDQTEQIVVDLEQSSHKVICINDTPMTKDGVIDQKVSEALEAKLSINLVFEK; translated from the coding sequence ATGAAAATCGACGTTGTGTTACCATGGGTGAATGGTGAAGACCCTGTATGGATTAAAAAAAAGGAAAAGTACAAAGATCGTGCCGGTGAGACGAAGATTGTTATGTCGAAAGCACAACTGAACGGGTCAGAAAAGTATCGGGATTCTGGAACTTTAAAATATGCATTACGATCAATTGCCAAGTTTGCGCCGTGGGTCAATCAAATCTATTTGGTTACGGATCATCAAATACCCGATTGGTTTAAGAATGATAATCCATTAGTAACGATTGTTAATCATGAGGATTTTATTCCCCACGAATGGTTACCAACCTTTAGTTCTAATCCAATTATATTGAATAGCTTTAGAATTAAAAATCTGAGTGAACATTTCATTTTGTTTAATGATGATATGATTTTAAACAAAAAGATAAGTCCTGAGGATTTTTTTTCTGAACAAGGTTTGCCAGTTGACATTGGCATTTATTCAGTAATTCCAAGTTTCGAAGATTTTTCGCACCTAATTTTAAATAACATGATTGTAATCAACAAGTATTTTTCTAAATGGGCAGGTATTAAAGCAAACTTTTTTGGCTTTTTTAATTTTAAATATGGTAGTAACTTAGTACGTACCATACTCGCACTTCCATGGCACGGTGTTACTGGGTTTTATAATCCGCATATGCCAATTGCTTATTTAAAAAGTTCATTTCAAGAAGTTTGGCAAAAAGAAAATAGCTGGTTGTCAGAAACTTCTTCACATCGTTTTAGAGAGAGTACAGATTTAACTGATTGGGTAGTACGTTATTGGCAGCTGCAATCTGGGAAATTTAAGGCGGGATCAACTAAATTTGGCAAATATTATTTACAAGATCAGACAGAACAAATTGTGGTAGATCTAGAACAAAGTAGTCATAAGGTAATTTGTATTAATGATACGCCAATGACCAAGGATGGAGTTATTGATCAGAAAGTTAGTGAGGCTTTAGAAGCTAAACTTAGTATAAATTTAGTGTTTGAAAAGTAA
- a CDS encoding YveK family protein, whose protein sequence is MNHSYTLMDFCKLVLKHIFTIIIFALVFGVLLGGYAKVKQSTTYSARRQMVISHNIEKVKAKDKNSVVLADMQMLNTYAKVADDQSVYNKTAKILAHKYHIKMSARSIAKSVEISPVPQTLIMNITASGKSGSKAVRIANATGVAVKDELPNLVDNTGNIKLLSSAVTSDLKSTTGPSAKKYAALGVAAGLFIGLIVVFGRYTIIDSKESKK, encoded by the coding sequence ATGAACCATTCATATACATTAATGGATTTTTGCAAATTGGTTTTAAAGCATATTTTCACTATTATTATTTTTGCATTAGTATTTGGCGTTTTGCTCGGCGGTTATGCGAAAGTTAAACAGAGTACTACATATAGCGCTCGCAGACAAATGGTTATCAGTCATAACATTGAAAAAGTCAAAGCAAAAGATAAAAATTCGGTTGTACTGGCTGATATGCAAATGTTGAACACATATGCTAAGGTGGCTGATGATCAATCTGTATATAATAAGACTGCAAAGATTTTAGCACATAAATATCATATAAAAATGAGTGCTCGAAGTATTGCCAAATCTGTTGAAATTTCACCGGTACCACAGACACTTATTATGAATATAACTGCTTCAGGCAAGTCTGGTAGCAAGGCGGTAAGAATAGCCAATGCAACCGGAGTAGCAGTTAAAGATGAATTACCCAATCTAGTTGATAATACGGGTAATATTAAATTATTATCATCAGCTGTAACTTCTGATTTAAAGAGTACAACAGGTCCTTCAGCGAAAAAATATGCTGCATTGGGTGTTGCTGCCGGATTATTTATTGGACTGATAGTAGTGTTTGGTCGATATACTATTATTGATTCGAAGGAATCAAAAAAATAG
- a CDS encoding GH25 family lysozyme encodes MATSVSADVNDGSQTSASTVSADNTISSSSAVTLSSSSSENSGVGTVDSSSSSNITNANNSDTDVANSSSATTGTNMVSSVSDVKSSSNSVATSDLGNVSDEQASTAKAYAASAYAASGADQVITRVDATATVDNGWTTESGVQYYYQNGQKANGYINDGSNWYLFKDGVRQSDVQEWAGTYYYFDHNTYLRVDNAYMKSNWGDYYLFGSDGRVATDVQKWAGTYYYFDHNTFLRVDNAYMKSNWGSYYLFGPNGSIQTEVQKWAGTYYYFDRYTYLRRTNAYLKSQWGDYYLFGSDGRIATDVQKWAGTYYYFDHHTYLRVDNKYVKSNWGNWYLFKSDGRIASGWYTYGYSSYYFNPNTYLLEKVVSSKASGEVDGWTIGDPMRPQVAAVDISSYQSGLTQANYNTLKSLGVKTVIVKLTEGTTYNNPYAANQIKQAEAAGLNVAVYDYAKFNSMSTAASEANYMVAYLEKYGISKSTTIIADMEDTSTYSSTVAQDLNQFWSTLNVSGYTAHVVYTYVSYKYRDAVVSTVGQNNTWIAQYPYSPLVNTTWNSSYGAWQVSSQAYIPGYSGNVDVSVDYNGLLANM; translated from the coding sequence GTGGCAACGAGTGTCAGTGCAGATGTTAACGATGGTTCCCAAACTTCAGCAAGCACTGTCTCTGCTGATAACACAATTTCATCGTCCAGCGCAGTGACTTTGAGTAGTAGCTCTTCAGAAAATTCTGGAGTTGGTACTGTCGATAGTTCGTCATCCAGTAATATTACTAATGCTAATAATAGTGATACTGATGTGGCAAACAGTTCTAGTGCAACTACCGGTACTAACATGGTTAGTTCAGTTTCAGATGTTAAAAGTAGTTCCAATTCTGTTGCTACATCAGATTTAGGCAACGTTAGTGATGAGCAAGCCTCAACAGCTAAGGCATATGCAGCAAGTGCATATGCAGCATCTGGAGCTGATCAAGTAATAACCAGGGTTGATGCAACTGCAACTGTTGATAATGGTTGGACGACGGAATCCGGCGTTCAATATTATTATCAAAATGGCCAAAAAGCCAATGGTTATATAAATGATGGCAGTAATTGGTATTTGTTCAAAGATGGTGTTCGGCAAAGTGACGTCCAGGAGTGGGCCGGCACATATTACTATTTTGATCACAACACATATTTACGAGTTGATAATGCATATATGAAATCAAATTGGGGTGATTATTATCTTTTTGGTTCTGATGGGCGCGTTGCAACAGATGTTCAAAAATGGGCCGGCACATATTATTATTTTGATCACAATACATTTTTGCGAGTTGATAATGCTTATATGAAGTCAAATTGGGGTAGTTATTATCTCTTTGGTCCAAATGGTAGCATTCAAACAGAAGTCCAAAAATGGGCTGGTACGTACTATTACTTTGATAGATACACCTATCTTAGGCGAACTAACGCGTACTTAAAGTCACAGTGGGGTGATTATTACTTGTTTGGATCAGATGGGCGTATTGCAACAGATGTTCAAAAATGGGCTGGCACATATTATTATTTTGATCACCATACGTATTTACGGGTTGATAATAAATATGTTAAGTCAAACTGGGGTAACTGGTATTTATTTAAATCAGATGGTAGAATTGCGTCGGGTTGGTACACATATGGGTATTCGAGTTATTACTTTAATCCAAACACATATTTGTTAGAAAAAGTAGTGTCTAGCAAAGCAAGTGGTGAAGTTGACGGATGGACTATTGGTGATCCAATGAGGCCACAAGTAGCGGCAGTGGATATTTCTTCGTATCAATCGGGATTAACCCAAGCAAATTACAATACGTTAAAATCTTTAGGTGTGAAAACTGTGATTGTAAAGTTAACGGAAGGAACTACGTATAATAATCCATACGCGGCAAATCAAATTAAACAAGCTGAAGCCGCTGGATTGAATGTTGCTGTTTATGATTATGCTAAGTTTAATTCTATGAGTACCGCAGCAAGTGAGGCTAATTATATGGTTGCTTATCTTGAAAAGTATGGTATTTCTAAGAGTACAACGATCATTGCTGATATGGAAGATACATCAACATACAGTAGCACTGTTGCCCAAGACCTAAACCAGTTTTGGTCAACATTGAATGTGAGTGGCTATACGGCACATGTTGTTTACACATATGTTTCTTACAAATATCGTGATGCTGTGGTATCAACTGTGGGTCAAAATAATACCTGGATTGCCCAGTATCCATACTCACCATTGGTTAATACAACATGGAATAGTTCTTATGGTGCATGGCAAGTTAGTTCACAGGCTTATATACCAGGATATAGCGGGAATGTTGATGTCTCGGTAGATTATAATGGATTACTAGCAAATATGTAA
- a CDS encoding DUF4422 domain-containing protein, which translates to MNVKILVAAHKPYKMPSDRQLYLPMYVGKTLHQNEIDGYTGDDTGNNISDKNGTFNELTAIYWAWKNLDADAIGLDHYRRYMSLSRKKDINTALSQDQVARLFEDHDIILPKKRNYFIQTNYDHYVHAHHKEPLDDTAQIIKEKYPDYIPSYNKVMQRKSAHMFNMFLMKRDKFNEYCEWMFDILFELESRTSVVNYSQYEQRVYGFVSELLLDVWLDKNSYDYVEVNFVHMESQHWIKKGFSFLLRALEKPKK; encoded by the coding sequence ATGAATGTTAAAATTTTAGTTGCGGCACATAAACCATATAAAATGCCGAGTGATCGGCAACTATACTTACCGATGTATGTTGGAAAAACTTTACATCAAAATGAAATTGATGGTTATACAGGTGATGATACAGGGAATAATATTTCTGATAAGAATGGTACGTTTAATGAACTGACAGCAATTTATTGGGCGTGGAAGAATTTGGACGCCGATGCAATTGGCCTAGATCACTATAGACGATACATGAGTTTGAGCAGAAAAAAAGATATCAATACAGCCTTAAGTCAGGATCAGGTAGCACGTTTGTTTGAGGATCATGATATTATTCTCCCCAAAAAGAGAAATTATTTTATTCAGACTAATTATGATCATTATGTTCATGCCCATCACAAAGAGCCGCTGGATGATACAGCCCAAATAATTAAGGAAAAGTACCCTGATTATATACCATCGTATAATAAAGTGATGCAACGCAAATCTGCACACATGTTTAATATGTTTCTAATGAAGCGTGATAAGTTCAACGAGTATTGTGAATGGATGTTTGACATTCTATTTGAATTAGAATCTCGAACTAGTGTTGTCAATTATTCCCAGTATGAGCAACGGGTTTACGGGTTTGTTAGTGAATTGTTACTAGACGTTTGGTTAGACAAAAACAGCTACGACTATGTTGAGGTTAATTTTGTCCACATGGAAAGTCAGCATTGGATTAAAAAAGGGTTCTCATTTTTGTTACGTGCTTTGGAAAAACCTAAAAAATAG
- a CDS encoding glycosyltransferase family 2 protein, giving the protein MKRLSIIVPCFNEEDTIPIFFKVIEKIVKSMKNINTEYWFIDDGSSDHTLTAIHKLNADYPDVVHFISFSRNFGKESALYAGLKAATGDYVVVMDVDLQDPPELLPKMYDYLASGEFDCVGTRRTNRDGEPPIRSFFADQFYRLINSISSTNIVNGARDYRMMTRQMVDAIMSMTEYNRFSKGIFSWVGFKTKFIEYHNVERVAGNTSWSFWKLFKYSIDGIMDFSDMPLSIASWTGILSFITALLGLVFIIVRAITVPNSSVSGWASLVCIMLLIGGLQLLCLGIVGKYIGKIYLQSKNRPIYIVKEKK; this is encoded by the coding sequence ATGAAGAGATTGTCTATTATTGTGCCATGTTTCAATGAAGAAGATACTATTCCAATTTTTTTTAAAGTAATCGAAAAAATTGTTAAAAGCATGAAAAATATAAATACTGAGTATTGGTTTATCGATGATGGTTCTAGCGATCATACACTAACCGCCATTCATAAACTTAACGCCGATTATCCAGACGTGGTGCATTTTATTTCATTTTCTCGAAATTTTGGTAAAGAATCTGCATTGTATGCCGGCCTAAAGGCAGCAACTGGCGACTATGTGGTGGTGATGGATGTGGATTTACAAGATCCGCCAGAGTTGTTACCTAAAATGTACGATTATTTGGCAAGTGGTGAATTTGATTGTGTTGGAACTAGGAGAACTAATAGGGATGGGGAGCCACCAATCAGATCTTTTTTTGCCGACCAGTTCTATAGACTTATTAATTCAATTTCTAGTACTAATATTGTGAACGGTGCTAGAGATTATCGAATGATGACACGTCAAATGGTTGATGCGATAATGTCAATGACTGAATATAATCGATTTTCAAAGGGGATTTTCAGTTGGGTGGGTTTTAAAACAAAATTTATTGAATATCACAATGTAGAAAGGGTTGCTGGTAATACTAGTTGGTCTTTTTGGAAATTATTCAAGTATTCCATTGATGGTATAATGGATTTTTCAGATATGCCACTGTCGATTGCATCTTGGACAGGAATATTATCTTTTATTACGGCACTTTTAGGATTAGTTTTCATTATAGTCAGAGCAATTACCGTGCCTAACAGTAGTGTTTCTGGCTGGGCCTCATTAGTTTGCATAATGCTCTTAATCGGAGGCCTGCAGCTACTGTGTTTGGGCATTGTTGGTAAATATATTGGTAAAATTTATTTACAAAGTAAAAATCGACCAATATATATAGTTAAGGAAAAGAAATAA
- a CDS encoding glycosyltransferase family 2 protein — translation MNTNKVCAVVVTYNKIDLLKECISRLEKQTFLLNHLIVVDNASTDGTGDYLDQISKSNSSVIPIYLLNNIGGAGGFNAGIKKFLETDDDFVVILDDDSLLDFSCIESLVLAASKLPKFGFLCSNVRWKDNTACLMNVPKVSEGKWSDYIEDGIVKVDTCSFVSVFIPRDVVKKVGLPITDFFIWGDDLEYTGRINSQFKERENYLVASSKVTHAMTHNINVDIVSDSEDRLQRYYYRYRNLNFVNRRQGLKASTKYVLKSVLTIFKILKSNAHHKGRRCGILIRGMLSGFIFNPKIEVIDS, via the coding sequence ATGAATACTAACAAAGTATGTGCTGTGGTTGTGACATATAATAAAATAGATCTTTTAAAAGAATGTATTAGTCGATTAGAAAAACAAACATTTTTGTTAAACCATTTGATAGTAGTAGATAATGCCAGTACAGATGGAACAGGGGACTATTTGGATCAAATCTCTAAGTCTAATTCTTCAGTTATACCGATTTACTTACTTAATAATATTGGTGGTGCCGGAGGCTTTAATGCTGGGATAAAAAAGTTCTTAGAAACAGATGATGATTTTGTTGTCATTCTTGATGATGATTCATTATTAGATTTTAGCTGTATTGAGAGTCTTGTTCTGGCGGCTAGTAAACTGCCGAAATTTGGATTTTTATGTAGTAATGTTAGATGGAAGGACAATACGGCGTGTTTAATGAATGTGCCTAAGGTTTCAGAGGGCAAATGGAGTGATTATATTGAAGATGGCATAGTTAAAGTCGATACATGTTCATTTGTATCAGTGTTCATTCCTAGGGACGTTGTAAAAAAAGTCGGATTACCAATTACTGATTTCTTCATCTGGGGTGACGATTTAGAATATACGGGTCGGATTAATAGTCAATTCAAAGAGCGCGAAAATTATTTGGTTGCATCTAGTAAGGTTACCCATGCCATGACTCACAATATCAATGTTGATATTGTGAGTGATTCAGAAGATAGATTGCAACGTTATTATTACCGATATCGTAATCTTAATTTCGTTAATAGGCGGCAAGGATTAAAAGCAAGTACGAAATATGTGTTAAAATCAGTTTTAACGATTTTTAAAATATTAAAAAGTAACGCTCACCATAAGGGGCGTCGGTGTGGTATCTTAATAAGAGGAATGTTAAGTGGATTTATATTTAATCCTAAAATTGAAGTTATCGATAGTTAG
- the glf gene encoding UDP-galactopyranose mutase: MSNYDYLVVGSGLFGATFAYEAAKRGKRIKVIEKRNHIAGNIYTKEVDGIQIHQYGAHIFHTSNKDIWDYVNQFAEFNRYTNSPVANFHGEIYNMPFNMNTFNKMWGVVTPAEAQAKIDKQRQEMVGKEPTNLEEQAISLVGRDIYEKLVKGYTEKQWGQKAVDLPAFIIRRLPVRLTYDNNYFNDTFQGIPIGGYTQIVDKMLSNDLIDVETGVDFFEHKNEYLKNYPKVVFTGMIDQFFDYQLGELEYRSLRFETEEMNIDNYQGNAVVNYTDAETPYTRVIEHKQFEFGKSDKNKTIVTREYPQTWHRGDEPYYPVNNSLNNGLYKRYNQLAAQVPNVIFGGRLGQYRYYDMHQVIHAALTTVAKELSEK, from the coding sequence GTGAGTAATTATGATTATTTAGTAGTAGGATCTGGCTTATTTGGTGCTACATTTGCCTACGAAGCTGCAAAACGTGGTAAGAGAATTAAAGTAATTGAAAAACGTAATCATATTGCAGGAAATATCTATACAAAAGAAGTTGATGGAATTCAAATTCATCAATACGGTGCTCACATTTTTCACACGAGCAATAAAGATATTTGGGATTACGTTAATCAATTTGCTGAATTTAATCGTTACACTAATAGTCCGGTAGCAAATTTTCATGGCGAAATCTACAATATGCCCTTCAATATGAACACTTTTAATAAGATGTGGGGTGTAGTCACACCAGCCGAGGCGCAGGCTAAAATTGATAAACAACGTCAGGAAATGGTTGGCAAAGAACCAACTAATCTCGAAGAACAGGCGATTTCGTTAGTTGGTCGTGATATCTATGAAAAATTGGTCAAGGGCTATACTGAAAAGCAATGGGGGCAGAAGGCTGTTGACCTACCTGCTTTTATTATTCGCCGCTTACCAGTTCGTTTAACCTATGATAATAATTATTTTAATGATACCTTTCAGGGGATCCCAATTGGTGGGTATACACAGATTGTTGATAAAATGTTATCAAATGATTTAATTGATGTTGAAACTGGTGTAGATTTTTTTGAACATAAGAATGAGTACTTGAAAAATTACCCGAAGGTTGTTTTTACTGGGATGATTGATCAATTCTTTGATTATCAACTAGGAGAATTAGAATATCGGAGCCTACGTTTTGAAACTGAGGAAATGAATATTGATAATTACCAAGGAAATGCCGTTGTCAATTATACGGATGCGGAAACACCATATACTCGAGTTATTGAGCATAAACAATTTGAATTTGGAAAAAGTGACAAAAATAAAACCATAGTAACCCGTGAGTATCCGCAAACTTGGCATCGTGGGGATGAACCATATTATCCTGTTAATAACAGCTTGAATAATGGTTTATATAAGCGCTACAATCAGTTAGCGGCGCAGGTGCCAAATGTGATATTTGGTGGTCGCCTTGGGCAATATCGCTATTATGATATGCATCAGGTGATTCATGCGGCCTTAACTACTGTTGCAAAGGAATTAAGTGAGAAATAA
- a CDS encoding sugar transferase, with translation MLSVKVDIEKLNRQYGYIAIKRAFDFCASIIGLVCLSPLFLILAILIKLDDPRGPVFYSQIRVGKNSVNFRMFKFRSMVTNADEIRKTLMDQNEVGGPMFKLKHDPRITHVGRIIRKYSLDELPQLLNVVNGSMSLVGPRPPLTTETEKYTSFDRQRLLVKPGCTGMWQVGGRNDVDFDEMVRLDLEYITHRSMWLDLKIIFKTVLIMVKPNGAY, from the coding sequence ATGCTGAGTGTGAAAGTCGATATTGAAAAACTAAATCGTCAATACGGTTATATTGCTATTAAGCGAGCTTTTGATTTTTGTGCTTCTATAATAGGATTGGTTTGTTTAAGCCCGCTATTTTTGATTTTAGCAATTCTTATAAAATTAGATGATCCCAGGGGCCCAGTCTTTTATTCTCAGATACGAGTTGGTAAAAATAGTGTTAATTTTAGAATGTTTAAGTTTCGTTCAATGGTCACTAATGCTGATGAGATTCGTAAAACTTTAATGGACCAGAATGAAGTTGGAGGCCCTATGTTTAAGCTTAAACACGATCCTCGGATTACACATGTTGGCCGTATTATTCGTAAATATAGTTTAGATGAATTGCCACAGCTTTTAAATGTAGTAAATGGATCAATGAGTTTAGTGGGACCGCGTCCACCACTTACTACGGAAACAGAGAAGTATACATCTTTTGATAGACAGAGATTGTTGGTTAAACCAGGCTGCACAGGGATGTGGCAAGTTGGTGGTCGTAATGATGTTGATTTTGATGAGATGGTTAGGCTGGATCTGGAATATATTACACACAGGTCAATGTGGTTAGATCTAAAAATTATTTTTAAGACGGTGTTGATTATGGTTAAGCCCAATGGTGCATACTGA
- a CDS encoding polysaccharide biosynthesis C-terminal domain-containing protein codes for MKVVKNYLYNMSYQILVLLAPLVTVPYVARVLGSHGVGVNSYTNSWITFFLLLGQMGIALYGNREIAYHRDSKTERSKIFWEIEILQALTITFAYVVFLIFLFRFSHAQRPYFLIQSLLIIAGGLDVSWYFMGMEDFKKTVLRNTVIKIVSIALIFALVKGPNDLGKYILLLGMSQVVGNLTLWPYLRESISSVKVRILRPFRHFYPALLLFIPTITTQVYLVVNRIMLGRLDSIVASGQFDYADKITKLVLAIVTATGSVMLPHIAHKFADGDVRGIRQSLYNSFDFVSSLAVPMMFGLAAISTNFAPWFLGSEFAPTAKIMFIESPAIVLIAWSNVTGTQYLMPVNRVKEFTASVAVGAGVNVVCNLFLIEAFGANGAALATVISEFVVTAMQVYFIRTTIRRRQLFKYTWKYFVSGFVMFIVVYRLNLLMHMNVTNLIIQILIGAVIYAICVYFTNAPIVSQAKGFIKRK; via the coding sequence ATGAAAGTTGTTAAAAATTATCTTTATAATATGAGCTACCAAATATTGGTACTACTGGCGCCATTAGTAACGGTACCCTATGTAGCTCGTGTTTTAGGATCACACGGTGTTGGGGTTAATTCATATACTAATTCTTGGATTACTTTTTTTCTTTTGCTTGGTCAAATGGGAATTGCATTGTATGGAAATAGAGAAATTGCCTATCACAGGGATAGTAAAACAGAACGATCTAAAATTTTTTGGGAAATTGAAATTCTGCAGGCGTTGACAATTACGTTCGCGTATGTAGTTTTTTTAATTTTCCTTTTTAGGTTTAGTCATGCTCAACGGCCCTATTTTCTTATTCAATCACTTTTAATTATTGCGGGTGGGTTGGATGTGTCATGGTATTTTATGGGAATGGAGGACTTTAAAAAGACTGTTTTACGGAATACAGTCATTAAAATTGTGTCCATTGCTCTTATTTTTGCTCTGGTAAAGGGGCCTAATGATTTAGGAAAATATATTCTCTTGTTAGGAATGTCGCAAGTAGTAGGAAATCTAACTCTCTGGCCTTATTTAAGGGAAAGTATAAGTTCGGTTAAAGTCAGAATTTTGAGACCATTTAGACACTTCTACCCGGCTTTATTATTATTTATACCAACTATTACTACTCAGGTTTATCTGGTTGTTAATCGAATTATGTTAGGACGATTGGATAGTATTGTTGCCTCAGGTCAATTTGATTACGCAGATAAGATAACAAAACTTGTTCTAGCTATTGTAACTGCTACGGGATCTGTAATGTTACCCCACATAGCACATAAGTTTGCAGACGGTGATGTTCGAGGAATTCGTCAAAGTCTGTATAATTCATTTGATTTTGTTAGTTCGTTAGCTGTACCCATGATGTTTGGGTTGGCTGCTATTTCAACGAATTTTGCACCTTGGTTTCTAGGTAGTGAGTTTGCTCCGACAGCAAAAATTATGTTTATTGAGTCACCCGCTATTGTCTTGATTGCTTGGAGCAATGTCACGGGAACACAGTATCTGATGCCCGTTAACCGAGTTAAGGAGTTTACTGCTTCCGTAGCCGTGGGTGCTGGTGTGAATGTTGTTTGTAATTTATTTTTGATTGAGGCGTTCGGGGCTAACGGAGCCGCTTTAGCAACTGTTATTTCTGAATTTGTTGTAACTGCAATGCAGGTTTACTTTATTCGAACAACAATTCGACGCAGACAACTTTTTAAATATACTTGGAAGTATTTTGTCAGTGGTTTTGTGATGTTTATAGTTGTATATCGGTTGAATTTGTTAATGCATATGAATGTTACTAATTTAATTATTCAAATTCTGATAGGG
- a CDS encoding glycosyltransferase family 2 protein codes for MANLISVIVPVYNVKDYLQQIVNDLEKQTFRQFELLLIDDGSTDGSGELCDILCKSSQLMIRVVHQDNKGLSAARNKGIEYADGDYLTFIDPDDRVSDNFLSYLIELINKSECLMSVCSHMIVRGKKQRLGINNNISCAVVSSEHFIEGLMYHQRFDTSAWAKMYHKSLFDGVRFPIGKLYEDLATIYKLAIKARYVCVGNKANYFYLIRDQSITNATFSKQQLDFIEITDQMKALVDEVFPSLADATAERLVFAHISTLTKTFNSVQDSELKKIQQGLVEFILNNKRDILSNKKSSLRDKLSVYLLMFIRLSGFRLFWQCYEHIRRVV; via the coding sequence TTGGCTAACTTAATTAGTGTTATTGTTCCGGTGTATAATGTAAAAGATTATTTACAACAAATAGTGAATGACTTGGAAAAACAAACTTTTCGTCAGTTTGAACTTTTACTGATTGATGATGGATCCACTGATGGTAGTGGCGAGCTTTGTGACATTCTTTGTAAGAGTTCTCAATTAATGATTCGAGTAGTTCATCAAGATAATAAAGGACTGTCAGCGGCCAGAAATAAAGGAATTGAGTACGCAGACGGTGATTATCTGACGTTTATTGATCCCGATGATCGAGTTTCTGATAATTTTCTATCGTACCTGATTGAGCTTATTAATAAGTCAGAATGCTTGATGTCAGTTTGCTCGCATATGATTGTTCGAGGGAAGAAACAAAGGCTTGGAATCAATAATAATATTTCATGTGCTGTTGTCTCGTCAGAACATTTTATAGAGGGCCTAATGTATCATCAAAGGTTTGACACATCTGCTTGGGCCAAAATGTATCATAAAAGTTTATTTGATGGTGTTAGATTTCCAATTGGCAAATTGTATGAAGATTTGGCAACTATCTATAAGTTGGCTATTAAGGCGCGTTACGTCTGTGTTGGCAATAAAGCTAATTATTTTTATTTAATTAGAGATCAATCAATAACGAATGCCACTTTTTCTAAGCAACAATTGGATTTTATTGAAATTACGGATCAAATGAAGGCTTTGGTTGATGAAGTGTTTCCTTCCTTAGCAGATGCAACAGCGGAACGACTTGTTTTTGCGCATATCAGTACTTTAACTAAAACCTTTAATAGTGTGCAAGATAGTGAATTGAAAAAAATACAACAAGGTTTGGTTGAATTTATTCTCAATAATAAAAGAGATATTTTAAGTAATAAAAAAAGTTCTTTGCGAGATAAATTAAGTGTCTATTTACTAATGTTTATTAGGTTGAGTGGCTTTCGGTTATTTTGGCAGTGTTATGAGCATATTAGGAGAGTAGTTTGA